In Novosphingobium sp. RL4, the sequence TCTCGTCCGTGACGGCGGCAAGGGCCGCCGCCTCGAATGCCGGGTAGCCGCCATGGCCGCCCACCAGAACGGCCATGGGCCGGGGAAGCCCCTCGGCCATGGCCTTGTCGCGAATGGCCTGATGCGTCAGCACCGCGAGATGGCAGGCGCCCACCGTGCAGGCGCGCTGTTCCTCGGCGGTGGCCATGCCGGCCGTGCAAAGCTTCCGCATGGCCGCGATCACCGCGTGCAGATCCTCCAGCCCGGTTACGCCCAGCGTGTCGTCGTTGTCCTCGAAAGCGCCCTGCCACGGCACCTCGGGCATGGCGAAGGCCTGCGCCAGGCGGGACCGGCCAGCGGTGGAGAAGGGCCATGCGCGATCGGTGTAATAGGCGGTTTCGTAGAACGGGCGGCCCGGATCGGCCGAAGCAGCTGCGATGGCGGGGCAGATGTCCATGGCGATGGCGGTGACGGGATCGCCGGGCCGGTCAAGTTCGGCGATGCGCCGGATCAGCCGGTCCCAGCCGGTCACGATCACGTCCTGCGAAGCGATGAAGCGGAAGCGGGCGGGCAGAGGCAGGCCCTCGCCGCAGAGGAACACGAGTTCGTCCTTGATCCGGCGCGCCGCCTCGTCGGCGCGGCCTTCGCGCAGCATCGGCTCGATCGCCGTGCGGAACTGATTTTCCGACATGCCGTCTATGGTGACGGCATCCGGAACCTGCGCGTTGTCCATGTAATCCATTGGCGAGACCCGTTTTGCCCAGCGGCATAGCCCCGAATTGGTTTATTTGGGGTTTATGCCGGGGCCGGAGCTTTCCCGGAGAGCCCGGGCGTCGCCCGGTAGGTCGGGTTTCGCCCCGTTGCGGACATCGAAGTGCGGGAGGGTTTCTCCGCCATGACTAAAGGCGTCCGAGATTGTTTTCGAAAAGGACCGATGCCATTTCCATAGCGGATACATTGAACATCGAGCGGCGTGCTAGCCTGAACCAGCCTAAAATCTCGCTGGCGAGATCCACATGAACGCCGTCTTCAACATCGTGCAACGGCATCTTCGGCAGTTGATCAGCGTAGGTTACAGCCATCCTCACGTCATCAAAAAAGCCCGAACGGGCAAAGGCAAATTGCTCAGAAAGCGGCCCTATTGTGGTGAAGTCGAAACCGTCAGCGGCCAGTTTTCGGCGAAGCTTTGCCTTGGAAATCTTGGTCATTTCATATG encodes:
- a CDS encoding AbiV family abortive infection protein, which codes for MSRKLASPEELAFFKKTIENAERLASDAQLMADNERAPSAMMLSIFAIEELGKALITSWGVKNQANSRPYPTHIEKQAATFALLSAYEMTKISKAKLRRKLAADGFDFTTIGPLSEQFAFARSGFFDDVRMAVTYADQLPKMPLHDVEDGVHVDLASEILGWFRLARRSMFNVSAMEMASVLFENNLGRL